The genomic window ATTATACATCTTTTGCTCATACAAATGTGCATCGTAGTCGTAATCCTTGCCAAGGAAGCCCATGAATTGTCCGCTGTTTGCCTCCTAAGAATTCGAATGGCTCACGGGACGAAGCGCAACACCCTGTATATCTCTGTCATGTAATCAATGACCCCTTTTCATCCATTCGCTTTCGCTCAAGGTCCATTCAGTTTTGAAAGATTGCTCTGTCTCCGTGACGATGGATACGATCTCAGATCCCAGTTCATTTTGAGCTTGACACCCCTGATTGTTTCTGCCGTTCGTGGACTCTCGTGAGGTCTGACCGTGATCGAGGCCAGGGGTCTTGATTGGAAAACCCGACGACTTGCGAAGAGTAGACTGCATTCTTTCTTTAGGCAATGACAGTGGCTCTGGACGGCTTCCAAGCCCAGATAGCTTGAGTGGTCGGGGCTTGTTGCCGCGAAGAGACTCGGATCGTACGGGTATCGACTTTGCTAGGCCaatctcgacctcctcctcgacctcgctTGGCTCTTCCTCAATATATGGCAGAAGAGATGGCGTAATAGAAGGTGTACATGATTCGAAAGATTTCTTCGGCGTTGGCTTTTTGATCGGGATTTCTGGAAGAGGGCGAGCAGAACACCCTGGTGGTGCCAACTTGGGAATCTCTTCGCCTGAGAGGGGACGACCTGGTGGTTTGGGTGGTAGCGCTAGCCATGATAGGACATCGAGAAGACCCTCATCGCTATCAGTGTCCGCATTTCGGTCACAAATATCTTCGGATCTGATCGACTCCTGGCCTTTTGTTTCATGGTCACGGGTCGAAAGACCTGATGTGACTCCGCGCGGGCTCCCCTGGATCAAGAGAGGGAACTCGCCCAGTTCCGTGAAAGCTGGCGCCAGATTCAGCTGGCAAAGATTAGCCCAAGAGCGGTAGTGAAAGTGGAACGAGACAAATGGGAACTCCTTGGGGTCGATCAGAATCCAGTCGTAGTAGCAGGCAGTTTCAGGGGACTCTACAAGCCCCCCTGATGGGGTTCTACCATGATGTTAGTTCGCAAACTCAGAGAAGAACCATATGAAGACAAACGCTATGCCATAGGTATCCTGATTGCGGTGCTTTCCCAGTATAGGCGACCTTCTTTTGCGGCCCTTGGCTCGAAAAACCTGAATTTCGATGAGACCGCCGTCATCTGCCACGGAGGTCCTGCTCGAAGTCGGAAGGAAGTAGAAGCAACGTGCCTCGATACCCTCTCTCTTGTGCAGTACCCCGTTCTCTTTGTAGTGCCATCGGTCGCTGGGCTCACACAGAGAGCGTGTGATGGAGCCCGAGGCCTGGGCGGCAGGATTTACTCCACAGTTGGTGACGTTTCGGCCGTTCATAAAAATCTTGAAGTACAGGTAGCATGGCGGTTCAGGTATCTTGCTGAGCGAGTAATGAATTCCGAATTGAGCGCCTACAACTGGTGTCAGGGCCCCTGTCAAGtaagagctcaaggagcgACCTGCCTGGGACGGATGGGACATAAACAGAGACCCGAGGGCTGGCTTTCTGGATATGCGGCGAGTCTGCGCCAGGAGAGGCCGAGCCAGCGCTGGTCGGATTGGAAGAGCGATCGACTGGTGGCAAGATGCGGACCGAAGAAGCGTCGGAGTGAGGAAACTCCGGGAGCTTTTTGGAACCGGGTtgggcgatgatggagatgtcaACACCTCGAAAAGAGGGCATTGCGGCGAGCCTGGCTAATCGAACCAACCCGCAAAGGGGAGCAACGGCAAATCGAGGCTATACAAATTGACCAAAGAtggcttgagaagctcgtcaGTATGTGGAGTGGATCGAGAAAAGGAGGGTGTGATGGCTGGAAAACGTGGCAGGGCTTGGAGGTAGAAAGTCGACCAGTCTTGGAGGAAGAACTGCCGACCAGCTGCCACCAGCCGTACATACACCACTTCCTGCCCATTGCGCACTCCGCCAACAGGACTCAAATAGGATAAGTTATGTCGCACTCTCCCGAGGGAACACTCTGTTTCGATTCTCATATTACTGCGGGCCAGTTAATCATGTACATGGCTGTGCGGACGATATTCGGCCGCTTATGACAGCTTTCATGTATATCAGCATGCCACTTTCTGCATCATAGGATGACGACCCAGGAATCTTGGATGGCCTCATCTCGAAATTCCTTGCCGTCCAAGATAGGTACCCATTGAGGTTTCGACCGGACAACGTTTGGGCTGAGGAGCGTCAGTAGGTAGCGAAACAGCGTGACGTCTCAGGTTCCAACAAGCATTGATCTCGGCACTCGTGATGATTTCAAGTCGTCGGTCGTCGCAAGACAAATCGGGCTGGACCAGGTGAATTGAACCAAGATTTATTCCATCATCATATACAGATGATGCGGGTCACACACTGAAAACATCAGTGGCTCCCACATGCGTTTATCGGATCTGCCTCATTCCGCCGTCTAGCTCTGCCCCAACACCTTCTTCGTGTCTTCTTCCTTATCGATGAGTCCCAGGTTCCGTATTTGCTTAACGCTCGGCGCGTCGTCTCGGGCAGTCGAAGACTCGGTTCTGGCGTAGGCGGCCTGGATCGCCAGGGCTCGGGCGTGCTGTACACCATCGTCAATATCCTGTCCCGCGATGCCGAATGCACCGGCTTCTCTCGGGCCCGAActcacctccttcttgtgGTGAAGGCACTCGTAGTAGTCTTCGAGGGCGAAACCgcacttcttcttgcccGAGTCGTCAGTGGCCGAGGTGTTGACGACGTAGCAGCCCATAACCTCCTGCCAGAAGGGAAAGCAGCGGCCGACGCCTGAAGACCGAGGTGCAATTGTCAGCTCGAGCCCACTCGAAATTGGGTACCAGCGTCGCCGTGTCGAACTTACCGCCGTTCAGACCATATCCCGACGCCATCTTGAGCCAATTGAGTATGTATCGAGGCTTGTTACGGGTCGGGCGATGTGTTGTCGTTAATTCGCGTCCGTCCGACGTTGAAGTGTCAGTCGTCAAGTGTTCCGGCACATGAGTTCACCCGACGAGTGTAGCAAATCGCTGCGCGGCGATTGGATGAGTGGGTGGGCTGGAGAGATAACTGGGGATACTTCATGTTGTATGAGATGATCCCTAAAAACTCGGTCACGGCTGCTAGTACCGCCACCCCGGAAATACCTCAGCCATCCGTGGCGCATTGAGACACAAAACCAGGGACAGCTTGGAAGCAACGTGTGGCTGGAGCTACCTGTCCCACCACGTCTCTATCTTATCATACACCTGCCACTTTGTTAGCTGTCGCCAACCATATGACGACGTCGGATTCAATGCGAAGGAGTGCTTCTTCTGCCAGCACACCGCAAGGCCTTGCGAATCTAACGAATCCGACACCATTAGGGACTTCTCGGGCTTGATCAAGCAGCACATTTCGAttctcgccatggctggtCTCCCGGTCTCTCCTGCAAAGGTGGTCCTTCTGGCGGTGCATTTCGCGACCATCTCCGACCTTGAAAGCCTATCCTCCCTCGTCTCCCAACATGGCACTATTCTGCGCCAGGAACTCATACTTCGAATTCTTCTCACGTACCTTCCCGAAACCGTCAGTCCCTCGATTTATGCGCCTTTTGTGCATGCCATAACCTCGGGCGAGCCTCTGTCGCAAACGACACCCGACAACCAACTTGACACTTCTCCCGTGGATAACCTCTCGGACGAGCAAGCTTCAAGAAAGATCAAGAAACTTCATCTCCTGCCGCTAAAAGGCCCCGATGTACCCCATGATACCGATGTCGACCCCTTAATCTCCTTCCTATTCTCAAGGGGCTATAGGATGGACGAAGAGGCGGGCATGCTCTCTCTGGTCCCAGATCTACTCGTACCGTTCCTCGACCATGACTCGTCGATACGCACGTGGATGATATCAACGGTTCTGCCGCTACTGAGGAGAAACCATCTATACTACCCCAAAAAACCGGCAGGATTTTCGCTtctcgagtttgagaatCTTCCAGATCGGACCGCTGTCGAGTACCTGCTTGCTGAGACTGGCGCCGCGGATGATGAGTATGGCTTGATTGGTCGCGATTTAAGGGGCTTGATCGGACCATGGCTTTACAACGACACGAGGTGGAAGCGGGATCTCTTTAACGAGGACACATCCAGCGAGTCTGGTGCAGCATTAGAATTGTCCTGCCCCGGCTGGGAGCAAACTCTCGAGTGGCTCATATCGCAGGCTTCAGGCTCGTGGAAGATAGCGCTGAGGGCGATCGAGTCGTGGGATGGCCCGTCAGATACCGACCTAGGAGAAGAAACCAGTGCCTGGCTTCAGGAGAATCAGCAGCAGTACCTTGACCGCACATACGCCAAAGCTGTGTTGGCTTCAGCATACCTTATTCCCGACTCCGAGGTTGATGCACTAGAGGGGGCATACAAAATGTGCAGCAAGATTAAGACTCTCCTGGACGAGGAGCCCGAGGGCAACCTCCAGTCGACAGTAGCAGCTCTTGCGCCTGTTCAGCCTTTTGATGCCAGCGATTTCGATGGAGCAAAGGCTTCCGCACACTTGCGGAACGATCTATTGCAGCCCTCAAACCCGTTGACAACACCCAAGGAAGAGTCAATTGACCTCCTTACTGTCCTGATCCAAAGTGCCTTCCTCCTAACACGGTCCGGTGTTCCCTGCACGGTCCGAAAGGCCGGAGATCTCGCATTCATTCAGGACGTTCAGGACCAAAAGTCCGAACTTGGGCGATTGATACGAACACTCTCTGCCCGTGCGCCCAAGAATGACGATGAGTTTTGGATTAGAGCACGACAGGAAGTCCTCTGGCTACACAGTTGGGGAAATGAGCCTGGCCCTGTAGTAAATGGTTCTATACGGGGCATCTTTGGGCATGTCCCTGTGGAGTATATCGAGACGGAGTTTCTAAAAGCCTTGCTATCAAGTGGGCGTAAGTTGCATAAATGTCTCCAATTGACATTTACGTTTTCTAACGCTTCCTAGGGTACTCTCTTGCAAACTCCCTCTACGAAACAACGCCGAATCACCCTCTGTCGGCGTCGGTATTACTCAACACCGTACAGAGCTCTGCTCTTGGAGCCTTTGACAATGCGTCCAATCCCAATCGGACGAGAGGGGGTTTAAAGAAGTGCAATGAGATGTACGTCGTGCAGTCCAGTAGAGCAGAACGGTGCTAACAGCAGAAACAGCATCAGCGCGTTTCCCAAGACGATAGACAAGACTCATCCAGCGAGACAACGGATTGAGGCATTGCTCAGGGCTACACATGCCCTTAGTGACTACCGGCTTGTGCTCAAACAAGGCGAGCCCTTCAGTCCAGTTGTCCTCAGGGTGCACTCTGATCCAGTTTCCATCATTGGAAAGGTTCTAGAGCAGAACCCCAAAGCATATACCAGGCTACAAGAGTttgtcgagcttggcaaCAACATGGTCAATGCCGGCTTGCCTACATACACTATTCGGGGGAAGCAGTCACCAACACCCGATGACCCGGATCTCATCCGATCAATGGTCGAAAAGCGCATTGTCGCCATGTGTATAGAAGCCGCTCTACATGAGGACGACTTCGAAACGGCATACTCGTATGTGGTCAGTCGTCTTGGAGTCACACATAGTAGCGAGAGCGAATCCCGGTCTTCCATTTTCAGTGACGAGTGGTCATGGAAGGCAGCACTAGATGCTGGAAAATACGTTCGCACCGAAAGGTCACAGAAACCAACACATCTTGGAACGGCGAGTGGTAACCCTGAGATCCGCCATCTTGAGCAGCGCATTGAATGCCTTGCTACTTCTCTGCGCATTGCGCCTCCCCCTCAGCTTCAGGAAGTACTGAAAACCTTCCGCCGCTGTGAAGAGCAGTTGGACGCGGCCATCAAAgaagaggctgccaaggaggacgCGTGGAATGCTGCCGGCGATCTATCCGGCCTCCCAGGAACATTTCAGACTCCAGACCCAGACAAGGCATATCCGCCCCGCAACATCACCGCCAGTGCGACCGCTCGtcaagctgaagaagcacCAATGTCCCTCTTTGATCTCTCGAGGGCTACGGCGCGAGTTGCACAGAGAAACTTTACGTCATTGTCCAGCCTGCAAGGTTCCCTGCAGAGTTCCTTCACTTCAGACAAGACAGCACCGGAGCATGAAACATCGGATACGGAAGGCCACGATCATAACCGTGTGAGAAAGCGGGACCAGCTGAGGGAGGCCGCGACTGGTACCCTTGTTTCTGGTGTTggatggcttcttggggCCAATCCAACTCGATCCGGAAGCAGCCAGCAATAATCAGATAGAGTGCCATATATGCTCTTCTGGCGATGATCACGATATGGGGCGATTCGAGCGGACGGGACTTGAAGGCGGTGGAAGCTGATGGCAGACCCAGCTCTCGAAGCTTCAAGGGCTCACTACCTATGAAAGAAAAGGATTTGCCTTCATGGCAGATGTAATGATCTATGAGTACCAACGTAATTAAATGTACTAAACGGTGGTTTTATGCCGAGGGCAGCTGTCGCTCCCTGTTTGACTTGCGTCTGAGATTAATATGTCATGCAGTTCTCCAAAGATGGGGCCTTTGTTGTAGTCAGTTCTGCTCAACATGGTGGCCGTTGACCAAACCTATCAAATCTAGGCATACATGGAGACAAACATGCAAGACAATGCGCGTCTCCGTGGTAGTAGCTCGAATCAACAATATGTCGACGTTATGGGCGAGTCCAAAGCACCTCACGAGGTTGCCTCCTACTTCGATCAACAAGAGGTACAAGGATGAAAGGTCAAGTCTGACTTCCCACAAGATTCACACGTTTCAATCGCATTTGATAAAGATTATCTTGATTTGGAACTACTATTAGGCAATGGATCTCAGCGTCTGATTGCATCACTTGATGCAGCAATTCACCGTGCAGAAATACAGCTACTGCAACCAAACACTCAAGACAACAAGCAGGTGGAAGTACATGACGCCGCCTAATTCAGGAAGCAAGGTCTACCACGACTTCCTCTGAGCGATGGAGGGTGAAGAAATGCCCAACGAACCGGTCAAGTAATCGCCATGTCCAAGTCCACCATATGGGGTGAATCGTGAAAGGACCGCACTGTTTCGGCATCGCTGTCAAGGGATTCTCCCTGCCACTAAAGTCAGTAGAGTCCCCGGCCTGCAGACCTTACCAATTGACATGTTTCCAGCTGCATCTCGATGGGGTGCTTCAAGGGAGGTCCGGTGTATGTCAAGATCCAGCGCAGGAATGCTTCAGCGGGCCTCGGTGACGTAGAGTTGTTGGGAAGCCCACGAGCATAACAATAACGGACTCGCCCCTTTCGCATTTTACCCTCACCGACGAATGACTCCAGCTATGGCGTTGTTCAAAAGTATTTTAAGGTTGCATGGCGTCAAGTTGATTACAGCGATAGGTGATTGATTGGCGATGGGCGACATATTTACGGGTATGTCTGAGACAAAAAGAGGATGTCAGTCAAGGCGAGCAGGGCAGCATCCAGAGCCAGAACCCGCTCAGAGTTGCGCCGTCGCGACGACTCGCAGAGCCCATTCTTGTGTGTTTTGAAGACGGCACGGGGGGCTGCGAGTAACGGAAACCGCATTCGATGTATGTTGTGTTTATAGATCCATGGGATTCACCGATGAGGCCGACGTCGACATCTGGTTGATGCTGTGCTGCCAATGCTATCAAGTAGTCGTCGATAGACGCGATGGATGACTGATGAAGTGTTTGATTTTGCAATGATCCGGAAGCTGCCAAATGTGGTCCTTCTGTGACCTCGTCGCCGCAAGACTGACCAGCAACAAGAAACTCAAGTGACGCAGGCCGAGTACCCATTTTTTGATTCCAATCCCTTAACTGTCGCAATCACACGAAACTCCTGTGTAAGCAGAGCTTGATTTTAGATCTGCTGTCGTCCAtggaaggaaaagaaaaacgAAAACAGTGAAACAGAAGAAAGCGCACGAGCAAAACAGGGAGGTTAGGAGAGGTAAGGAGAGGAGTCGTGACTCCGACGACTGATCGATCAGTCAGGCAATAGTAAAGGCCGGTGATGCGATCACTGGATGTTGCGGTCGGGGGCGCCTGGCAGGATTAGCGGATACATAGAAGGCAGCACTCAGTAGTAGCCCGAACCTCCGTAGGCGTCACGCGTCTCGGAACGAGAGGCAGACTCGCTGTACCCGGCAGCTCCAGCGCCGGCAGCTGGGTCTCGAGTTCGGGGGGCGTCGCGGTCGCCTTGGCGGTCGTATCGCTCACGTTCGTAACCACCTGAGGAGCCGCCAGGAGCTCCACGGGGGCCGTAGCGATCCCGATCCTCGCGGCCGGCATATCGGTCCCGGCCATAACCTTCATCGCGGTCGCGGCGCTCATAGCCGCGGTCGTAGTCACGGCCGCCATAGCCACCGGCACGGTCTTCGTAGCGTCGCTCTTCACGGTAGCCACGGTCGTAGTCGCGGCCGCCGTAGTTGCCACCACGGTCTTCGTATCGTCGCTCGTAGTTGCGCTCGTAACCACGGTAGCGGTACTGATCGTCGCGGCCGtagccgccgccgccaccgtAGCCACCACGTCGGCGGTCGTCGTATCGGGGACGGGGCTCTGGTATCAAGTCAACAGAATGTAACGAAAGGTAGCTTTGCAGTGTTACGAACCTCGCTTGGGTGGACCAAAGTACTTGCCAGGAGTCGGGGTGCGAGGACGAGCTCGACGGGCCTTCTCGATGCTCAATGTTCGGCCCTCGATCTGCTCGCCCTGGAGGCcttccttggcagcctcggcctgCTCGGAGGTGACCATCTTGACGAATCCGAAACCACGGGATTCCTTGGTGTGAGGGTCGCGCATGATCTGGCACTTCTCGACATCGCCGTACTTCTCAAACATCTTGGagacctcggcctcggtgaGCTTGGGGTGGATGCCGGTGACGAAGAGGTTAGAGCCAGGGTTTacagcaccatcatcatcgtctcggGGAGCGGAAACATCCTTCATGTTGCtgtgagaaaaaaaaaaaaacattACTGTCAGCAGGCGTTGATGTGTTGGTCGAGAGGAGCGCGGGAACTAACCtgtcgccatggccgccgGGCGATGCAGAGCGACGGCGGCTTCCCTCGTTGTCGTCACGGGGACGGGGCGAAGCGCTTCGGTTGTCGCGCTCGTAGCGAGGTGCCTCATCTGAATCTTGGGTCAGCTATTTGTGAATCATGGCGAAGCTGGTTGGTCGATGAGATGTGAGGAAGGATCGAAATGATGAGCGATGGGTGGCGGTGATGCAAGATGGGCAGGCGACGGTTGTGTGGTGCGGACGCGTCGCCGCAACGCGCTGCAGGGACGGCAACGAACCTTCGTATCGATCGCCATTAGCAGCCTCGTAGTCCATAGCGGTGGTAGCCATCTCGACAGATgttcttggagatgagccAGGTGGAAGATCGAGCCGAATATGGGTTAGGTGCGGTGGCTGACGATAGCTCAATCGCAAGCCGTGTGGTGGGAGTGAGgttgaaagaagaagggagaaaaaaaaagtcggCGCTggggagaaggggaaaaGGAACGGCTCGGGAAGGTGCAGCAAGCCTAATATTAAAGGGCGTGAGCGCGCGGTAACAAAGAAGCTCGCCGGTTGCTTTCTAAATGAGCGGGCGCGTTgagagaacaaagaaaacCTGAAAGGCACACAGTTAAGGGCCAGGTGATGACGGATGGCGAAGAGAAAGCTCGAAATGGGGCatgggggaggaggatgaagggtTGGATGATGACGGCCGCCTGGGGAAACAGGCAGACAACTGGCGAATTATTTCGTTGGTGCCGTCAGCGAGGCGACTCTGTAATGGTACCTGAGGATATGTGGGGGCTGCACTGCACTGTAGGTACCAGCTACGCAGGATATGCTCAGGACTGACCCGCATGGTGTCTCCAGTCAACACAGGTGCTAGGGCCAGCCAACCGTCAGTGCTGTGGCTAGTGCCAAGGTGGCTGTGCCACTCTGTATCTCGGTGACGAGCTTCCATGCTACGGATTAACTGGCAGCCTGGTTGATGACTGCCTCGAATTCTATATCACTCAGCTTTGGTCCAAAGCCTATCCTTGACCCATTGCTGATGAAGTCCCTCTTCGTTTCGGATACTAATCTGTGTATGGGTGGGCTTGTCTTCGATTCCTTGACACCGTTGTTGGCTTGTTAACTTACAGATTGCTCGTGGTAGGGCATTTCTCACCTTTAAGCCCGCAACTTTTATAAAATGAAAGAAGCCAGGGGTGATCGTTCAGAAGTTATAGCATACATTCCAggagagaagatgatgtgAATTCAACCAGGTCGTGCTTGTGTCGGCTTCCATAGAACTCGTCATGCCTACCCTAGAGAGACATAGTGATTAGCCTAATATCAACTACCAACCTAGACCACAAGGGAAACGGCACAGTAATAACAAGCTGCGAATCGCCTCACGAAAATATATGATCTACCAAATAGCCAAACGTTGTCGCCAAGTACTGCAGCATATGGGTCTAGGTGCCTCCTGTCTAGACAAGGAACCGTCATCCAGCTAGCCACGAGCTAGGGGCAGACCAACCGTTTCCTTCAATATCGCCGATGAGAACTATCATGTGCCGTGTGTGACGGAGACCGGCAATGCGTCCATATTATCCATCTTCTACCCCCCAATCAACCTTCATTTATTCCTGCGGGGGTGGCAGCTCGGGTACCAAGGGCCCGACCCACGAACCCCCGGCCGCATATAAGACCGAATAGAGGGAAGCCATCCTGCACATCTCGCCTCCCACCTTGACTACCAACGAGCGTATTTTACAACAAGGACACCACAACCCTCAACGGTATCGTACTCCATGTCGCTCATAGGGAAGGTCTATGCAATCACTGGTGGAGCCAGTGGCATTGGCCTCGCAACGGCCAAGGTCCTCGCGCAACGAGGTGCTACTGTGAGCATCGCTGACATCGACCCCGATGCCAGAGAGAGCGCAGCCTCGTACTTCAGAAAGCAAGGGACCCCTTTCTCAGCTACCCGGGTTGACATATCTCAGCGAGCCGAGGTCGAAGACTGGCTAGACGATACTCTCAAAAAGTACGGGAGACTTGACGGTGCAGCTAATGTGGCTGGTGTCATTGGCAAGCATCACGGCGTGCGACCTGTATCTGaccttgaggatgacgagtGGCACAAGATCATCAACATAAATCTGACTGGAACGATGTATTGCCTGCGAGCGCAGCTGCGCAGGATAGTGGATGGAGGATCCATTGTCAATGTCTCATCTATCCACGGTACCAAGGGTACGCCATACCAGCCGCCAGACAATATCTGTCTCTCTCTGACCTAGAGTGAACAGGATTCGCCAAGCATGGCGCCTACGATGCCAGTAAGCACGGCGTAATTGGGCTGACAAAAGCGGCTGCAAAGGAGAATGGCCACAGGGAAGTGCGCGTCAACGCTGTCGCCCCTGGTGCTATCTATACACcattgatgaagaaggcctggGACATCCACAGTCGACCAGATGACGCTGCGTTCGACGAGCCGAGCGCTTTCCAGCGCCAAGGAACCTCGGAGGAATGCGCCAATGTCATAGCCTTCCTCCTTGGTCCGGAGAGTACATTTGTGAGCGGGAGTGTGTATGATGTGGACGGAGCTTGGCTCTGAACCGCCTTGATGAAAGCTACGTCCCGACACTTTCACGATAGTCCTGGGAAAAGCTGGCGTCGTGGGCAGGAGAATGACGTATCGGGCCTGATTGGAATATCGGGAACGGAATATCGAGTATTGGATTGCGCTTACCACACGTCCTCAGGATCAACCACGTGGTTCTCTCCGTCATCCCGAATGTGTTGATGGTCCTTGTCTCGCTTCATCGGCTTGCGCATGTCGAAGGCATCCTCGCCTGACTGGGTAGGGTCAGTCGCATGGTCACCATAATAGTCCCTGACCACGCGGAAAACACTATAGCCCAGACTTTTGTAAAGCTTGATGGCGCGCTCATTGCTTCTCCGGACAAATAGATCCACGAACCAGGCGTTTTCTGCATCAGCCGCAACTTCCAACTGGTCGGTCAAAATCTTGGCAATGCCAGATCTTCGCGCCTCTGGGGCAACAGTGAGGGCCGTTATGTGGGCGTGCCACGGTAGGTAATGCTCGGAGAATTTGTAGGCATCTGGCGAGGATTCAACCTTCCCCATGACTGGAAACCAAGATTAGCATCGAGCTAGCGATCTAATACGCCCAAGAGCAATCCCACTGTATCCGACGATATTCCCATCAATGTCCTCGCAAACCTGGAAGAGTGACGGCCATTTTGCATGATATTGAAGATAGAAGTTGAGCTCGTATGTTTCGGTGAGCGGATCGAGGTTGCACTTTGAGAACTTGTTCACATCGTCGGGTCGAAATCGGCGAAATGTAGCCATTTTCACAGGGGAGGAGTTGCCGTTTGGGACCAACCCTGCGTGCTCCCAAGCAACTGAGTGTGGTATTGGTATAGGAACAGTCCGCTCCTCGGGAATGTATAGGCTGTTGGAAAGCTGAACCTCGTGCCTTCGTGGAACCGTTGTGTTTCTTCTGTAAGATGGTAGTGGAAAGAAAAGCTGCCCCGCGAATGTGCTAGGGAGCTATTTTGTGTCATGTGGCGGTGCGACCGGAGTTCGCATTGAAGCCACAATGGGCAGGGGCATTCAGGGAACAGGCTCATGGTAACCTCGCCAAAGCCGATACCTCAGTTTCAAGTCCCTGCACTTCTAGCTCACACTCTTAATGTACCTTTTCGTCATGTATGTTGGCGCTAAAGGGGCCCACCACCCGTTTTCGCTTGCCAGCATCACGCCGCCACGACAACGTTGAGCGCCTCAGTCATTGTGACAATGGCATGAAGGGGCATATCATATCACCCTTCTTATGATCTTTCCACGTGTCGACACATACAAGTTCCTCTGACTTGACTCCTAGGCTGGGGAGATCGGGTACTCTTTAATCTCCCGGAAGCCCGGTATTTTCGCTCCCCCGTTCTTTGTGTACTGTTGGCCGCCATTTTGGTGCCATCAATAGTTAGTACCTAATAAAGGGTCCCTGGTCGCCCAAGCCAATATCATTTCGAGCAACGCCGACTCTCCCTCCCTCGACACCCCCATTTCGAAAGGAGACCATCCACCCCGCGGC from Fusarium keratoplasticum isolate Fu6.1 chromosome 10, whole genome shotgun sequence includes these protein-coding regions:
- a CDS encoding Sec39 domain-containing protein, yielding MAGLPVSPAKVVLLAVHFATISDLESLSSLVSQHGTILRQELILRILLTYLPETVSPSIYAPFVHAITSGEPLSQTTPDNQLDTSPVDNLSDEQASRKIKKLHLLPLKGPDVPHDTDVDPLISFLFSRGYRMDEEAGMLSLVPDLLVPFLDHDSSIRTWMISTVLPLLRRNHLYYPKKPAGFSLLEFENLPDRTAVEYLLAETGAADDEYGLIGRDLRGLIGPWLYNDTRWKRDLFNEDTSSESGAALELSCPGWEQTLEWLISQASGSWKIALRAIESWDGPSDTDLGEETSAWLQENQQQYLDRTYAKAVLASAYLIPDSEVDALEGAYKMCSKIKTLLDEEPEGNLQSTVAALAPVQPFDASDFDGAKASAHLRNDLLQPSNPLTTPKEESIDLLTVLIQSAFLLTRSGVPCTVRKAGDLAFIQDVQDQKSELGRLIRTLSARAPKNDDEFWIRARQEVLWLHSWGNEPGPVVNGSIRGIFGHVPVEYIETEFLKALLSSGRYSLANSLYETTPNHPLSASVLLNTVQSSALGAFDNASNPNRTRGGLKKCNEIISAFPKTIDKTHPARQRIEALLRATHALSDYRLVLKQGEPFSPVVLRVHSDPVSIIGKVLEQNPKAYTRLQEFVELGNNMVNAGLPTYTIRGKQSPTPDDPDLIRSMVEKRIVAMCIEAALHEDDFETAYSYVVSRLGVTHSSESESRSSIFSDEWSWKAALDAGKYVRTERSQKPTHLGTASGNPEIRHLEQRIECLATSLRIAPPPQLQEVLKTFRRCEEQLDAAIKEEAAKEDAWNAAGDLSGLPGTFQTPDPDKAYPPRNITASATARQAEEAPMSLFDLSRATARVAQRNFTSLSSLQGSLQSSFTSDKTAPEHETSDTEGHDHNRVRKRDQLREAATGTLVSGVGWLLGANPTRSGSSQQ
- a CDS encoding RRM domain-containing protein; translation: MATTAMDYEAANGDRYEDEAPRYERDNRSASPRPRDDNEGSRRRSASPGGHGDSNMKDVSAPRDDDDGAVNPGSNLFVTGIHPKLTEAEVSKMFEKYGDVEKCQIMRDPHTKESRGFGFVKMVTSEQAEAAKEGLQGEQIEGRTLSIEKARRARPRTPTPGKYFGPPKREPRPRYDDRRRGGYGGGGGYGRDDQYRYRGYERNYERRYEDRGGNYGGRDYDRGYREERRYEDRAGGYGGRDYDRGYERRDRDEGYGRDRYAGREDRDRYGPRGAPGGSSGGYERERYDRQGDRDAPRTRDPAAGAGAAGYSESASRSETRDAYGGAPDRNIQ